From Papaver somniferum cultivar HN1 unplaced genomic scaffold, ASM357369v1 unplaced-scaffold_99, whole genome shotgun sequence, the proteins below share one genomic window:
- the LOC113346458 gene encoding probable methyltransferase PMT26 produces the protein MALGKYQRVDGRKSSSYCSTGVVIAFVALCFVGVWMMTSPSVVPERNEISQDGKVDVGEIATETKSRQFEDSQGDLPEDAMKGDNNNSDQQDEGNSEVQDNQKASQQTTEDNQGGKSEKDDGDKGAGSDETSNAQTDKGTGSDETSNAQTESNGGGEKAEETESNTDSGETQTETGGHAEPVENPIETKKEEKVEEKVDENQEQQSENSSDNKKDSSVSSQGANEVFPDVAQAEILNETTTQNGSFSTQRAESKNEKEKHQSTESKEEDSTGYSWKVCNVTAGPDYIPCLDNVQALKKLRSTRHYEHRERHCPEEAPTCLVALPEGYKRPIEWPVSRDKIWYHNVPHTKLAAVKGHQNWVKVTGEYLTFPGGGTQFKYGASHYIEFLQDGVPDIAWGKQSRVILDVGCGVASFGGYLFDKDVLTMSLAPKDEHEAQVQFALERGIPAISAVMGTKRLPFPGNVFDAIHCARCRVPWHIEGGQLLLELNRMLRPGGYFLWSATPVYQKLPEDVEIWNAMTELTKKMCWELVTIKEDKVDLVGAAIYRKPLTNECYESRQENDPPLCKESDDPNAAWNVSLQACMHKIPVDETARGSHWPEQWPLRLERPPYWLTSTQVGVYGKAAPEDFTSDYKHWKHVVTKSYLTGMGISWSKVRNVMDMRSIYGGFAAALKDLNVWVMNVVTIDSPDTLPIIYERGLFGMYHDWCESFSTYPRSYDLLHADHLFSKLKKRCNLVAVMAEVDRILRPEGKLIIRDNVEIINEIEKIAKSLHWEIRLTYSKDAEGLLCVQKTMWRPKEIETIASATA, from the exons ATGGCACTTGGTAAATATCAGAGAGTGGATGGTAGGAAATCATCTTCTTACTGTTCGACAGGAGTTGTTATTGCATTCGTTGCTCTTTGCTTCGTTGGGGTATGGATGATGACATCTCCATCCGTAGTTCCTGAGCGAAATGAGATATCTCAGGATGGAAAAGTAGATGTAGGAGAAATAGCAACTGAGACTAAATCTAGACAATTTGAAGATAGTCAAGGAGATTTACCAGAAGATGCTAtgaaaggagacaacaacaacTCCGATCAACAGGACGAAGGAAATTCTGAGGTCCAGGATAATCAGAAGGCTTCTCAGCAAACAACTGAAGATAACCAGGGAGGCAAGTCTGAGAAGGATGATGGAGATAAAGGTGCGGGTTCCGATGAGACTTCTAATGCTCAGACTGATAAAGGTACGGGTTCAGATGAGACATCTAATGCTCAGACTGAAAGTAATGGTGGTGGAGAAAAGGCAGAAGAGACAGAGTCTAATACCGACTCCGGAGAGACACAAACAGAGACTGGGGGACATGCAGAACCTGTTGAAAACCCAATTGAGACAAAGAAAGAGGAAAAAGTGGAGGAAAAGGTAGATGAAAATCAAGAGCAGCAGTCAGAAAACTCTAGCGATAACAAAAAGGATAGTTCAGTCAGTAGCCAGGGTGCTAATGAGGTATTTCCTGATGTAGCACAGGCAGAAATTCTGAATGAGACTACCACACAGAATGGATCATTCTCGACGCAGCGGGCGGAGTCAAAgaatgaaaaggaaaaacaccAATCTACTGAGTCCAAAGAAGAAGATTCCACTGGATATAGCTGGAAGGTGTGTAATGTCACTGCTGGACCAGACTATATTCCTTGCTTGGATAACGTGCAAGCTCTAAAGAAACTTAGAAGTACTAGGCATTATGAACACAGAGAGAGGCACTGTCCTGAAGAGGCCCCCACCTGCCTTGTTGCGCTTCCTGAAGGATATAAACGACCAATTGAGTGGCCTGTAAGCAGGGACAAG ATATGGTACCATAATGTTCCCCACACCAAGCTTGCGGCAGTAAAGGGTCACCAAAATTGGGTGAAAGTTACTGGCGAGTACCTTACTTTTCCTGGTGGGGGGACTCAATTCAAGTATGGGGCTTCACATTATATCGAATTTCTTCAAGAT GGAGTGCCGGATATAGCATGGGGAAAGCAGAGCCGTGTGATATTGGACGTCGGATGTGGGGTGGCCAGTTTTGGAGGATATCTCTTTGACAAAGATGTGCTAACCATGTCACTTGCTCCCAAGGATGAGCATGAAGCTCAAGTCCAATTTGCCCTTGAAAGGGGTATCCCTGCTATATCGGCTGTCATGGGTACCAAGAGACTACCATTCCCTGGTAACGTCTTTGATGCCATTCACTGTGCACGTTGCAGGGTCCCCTGGCACATTGAAG GTGGCCAACTTCTCTTGGAGCTTAATCGTATGTTGAGACCTGGTGGATACTTTCTGTGGTCAGCTACACCAGTTTACCAAAAGCTTCCAGAAGATGTTGAAATCTGGAATG CCATGACTGAATTAACAAAGAAGATGTGCTGGGAACTGGTAACAATTAAAGAGGATAAAGTGGATCTTGTTGGTGCAGCAATCTATAGGAAGCCTTTGACAAACGAATGCTACGAGAGTAGACAAGAAAATGACCCTCCTCTCTGCAAGGAATCTGACGATCCAAATGCTGCCTG GAATGTTTCTCTTCAAGCATGCATGCACAAGATCCCGGTAGACGAAACAGCACGTGGGTCACATTGGCCAGAGCAATGGCCATTGAGGTTGGAAAGACCACCTTACTGGTTGACGAGTACTCAAGTCGGGGTCTATGGCAAAGCAGCACCAGAGGATTTCACTTCGGATTATAAGCACTGGAAACATGTTGTCACAAAATCATACCTTACCGGTATGGGAATTAGCTGGTCTAAAGTGAGGAATGTCATGGATATGCGATCTATTTACGGAGG TTTCGCTGCAGCTCTGAAGGACTTGAATGTTTGGGTCATGAATGTGGTTACAATTGATTCACCCGACACACTTCCAATAATCTACGAACGTGGCTTGTTTGGTATGTATCACGACTGGTGTGAATCGTTTAGCACGTACCCAAGATCCTATGATCTTCTACATGCTGATCATCTTTTCTCCAAGCTTAAGAAGAG GTGCAATTTAGTGGCAGTGATGGCAGAAGTAGACAGGATACTAAGACCAGAAGGGAAACTTATAATACGTGACAATGTGGAGATCATCAATGAGATAGAGAAAATAGCAAAGTCTTTGCATTGGGAGATCCGCCTTACCTATAGCAAGGACGCTGAGGGATTGCTTTGTGTACAGAAGACAATGTGGCGGCCTAAAGAGATAGAAACAATTGCATCAGCAACTGCTTAA